Proteins co-encoded in one Marinomonas sp. IMCC 4694 genomic window:
- a CDS encoding ATP-binding cassette domain-containing protein: MLSVNSFSLSLNDKVLINHLSFDIDNGHVLSIMGPSGIGKSSLLHFLSGTLHQGVTATGEAFLNQAPIHGIPTASRGVGLLQQMPLLFPHMSILENLLFAITDQIPTKERHKMAQQALEKLGIPDKANALPKDLSGGQQARVALLRTLLSKPDYLLLDEPFSKLDPALRRDVRAFVLDEIRHANIPALLVTHDPEDAKAMKGECIELDYPIGI, encoded by the coding sequence GTGCTCAGTGTAAATTCGTTTTCCTTGTCATTAAACGATAAGGTGCTCATTAACCATTTGAGTTTCGACATCGATAATGGCCACGTATTGTCGATTATGGGGCCAAGTGGCATTGGCAAATCCAGCCTTTTACACTTTTTAAGCGGCACCTTACATCAAGGCGTAACCGCAACAGGTGAGGCGTTTTTAAACCAAGCTCCGATTCACGGTATACCAACCGCATCAAGAGGGGTCGGTTTATTGCAACAAATGCCGCTGCTGTTTCCACATATGAGTATTTTGGAAAACTTGCTGTTTGCTATTACCGACCAAATACCCACGAAAGAACGCCATAAAATGGCGCAACAGGCATTAGAGAAATTAGGCATTCCCGACAAAGCCAATGCCCTACCAAAAGACCTGTCTGGCGGCCAACAAGCCCGCGTCGCTCTGCTTCGCACCTTGCTATCAAAACCGGATTATTTACTGCTCGACGAACCTTTCAGCAAACTTGATCCCGCGCTTCGTCGCGATGTGCGCGCCTTTGTGTTGGATGAAATACGCCACGCTAATATCCCCGCGTTACTCGTCACCCACGATCCGGAAGACGCAAAAGCCATGAAAGGAGAGTGCATTGAATTAGA